The Chaetodon auriga isolate fChaAug3 chromosome 3, fChaAug3.hap1, whole genome shotgun sequence genome has a window encoding:
- the LOC143318819 gene encoding potassium voltage-gated channel subfamily V member 2-like, with the protein MASEKIQLQRCLQNRRSTVNFLPKGVEDNKTFPFSQEKTVKAWRSLENLDSPGGKTECPKAEDRLEGQHSINVNVGGKVFHIPKQCVVKYPQTRIGSLALCRDRAKLLKLCDDYSVRKNEFFFDRDPAFFHHIFHFYTSGVLWIIREMCPINFEEEVAYWGLSLKDTQLCCWMVFEEKVDEVKDNLKVDRELMAEIEVKYDDECFKDMAFGNIRKTLWNLVENPYSSTLAKAFSVISNLLVLFSILAMTLNTVEELQKYRIKGKTHMEWVEVITIVFFTFEYLIRLVTTPNITMFLTSGLNFVDMIAVMPYFIQIVFQVFADAEDMNAQEDLRAIAQVSKLSHVLKVIKLLRIFRILKLARHSTGMRAFGFTLRQCYQQASCIFLFIAMGIFTFSALLHSAERETEGSPISSIPYAWWWAAVSISTVGYGDVVPVTTLGRLVAFGCISFGIILNGMPISFLFNKFSDYYAKLKAQEYNTTLVQRRFQLKRRLRRKMDMCFHPTQDDNSTDNHCES; encoded by the exons ATGGCGTCAGAGAAGATCCAGCTGCAGAGATGTTTGCAAAACCGCCGCTCCACTGTCAACTTTCTGCCAAAGGGTGTAGAGGACAACAAAACGTTCCCATTTTCTCAGGAGAAAACGGTCAAAGCATGGAGATCTCTGGAGAATCTGGACAGTCCTGGCGGCAAAACAGAGTGCCCCAAAGCAGAGGACAGGCTGGAAGGACAACACAGCATCAACGTTAATGTAGGGGGCAAAGTGTTTCATATCCCCAAACAGTGTGTCGTTAAATATCCTCAAACCCGGATCGGCTCATTGGCCCTGTGCAGAGACCGAGCAAAACTCCTCAAGCTGTGCGACGACTACTCTGTGCGGAAGAACGAGTTCTTCTTTGACCGTGACCCTGCCTTCTTCCACCACATCTTCCATTTCTACACAAGTGGGGTGCTGTGGATCATACGGGAAATGTGCCCCATCAACTTCGAAGAGGAGGTCGCATACTGGGGTCTGAGCCTAAAGGACAcccagctctgctgctggatgGTGTTTGAGGAGAAGGTTGATGAGGTGAAGGACAACCTGAAGGTGGACAGGGAGCTGATGGCTGAGATCGAGGTGAAGTATGACGACGAGTGTTTCAAGGACATGGCTTTTGGGAACATTCGGAAGACTTTGTGGAACCTTGTGGAGAATCCGTACTCCTCAACTCTGGCGAAGGCTTTCAGTGTGATCTCCAACCTGTTAGTGCTCTTCTCCATTCTCGCAATGACTCTCAACACTGTGGAGGAACTCCAAAAGTATAGGATTAAAGGCAAAACGCACATGGAGTGGGTGGAGGTCATCACCATTGTCTTCTTCACCTTTGAATATTTAATTCGCCTTGTCACCACTCCTAACATCACAATGTTTTTAACGAGTGGACTCAACTTTGTGGACATGATAGCAGTCATGCCTTATTTTATCCAGATTGTCTTTCAAGTCTTTGCTGACGCTGAGGACATGAATGCACAGGAAGACCTCAGGGCCATTGCACAAGTCAGCAAGCTCAGCCACGTTCTCAAAGTCATCAAGCTGCTGCGGATCTTTAGGATTTTGAAGCTGGCTCGACACTCCACCGGCATGAGAGCGTTTGGATTCACTTTACGGCAGTGCTACCAACAGGCCTCTtgcattttcctcttcattgCGATGGGGATCTTCactttctctgctcttcttcattCAGCTGAGAGGGAAACTGAGGGATCTCCTATCAGCAGTATCCCATATGCCTGGTGGTGGGCTGCA GTCAGTATCTCCACTGTGGGCTATGGGGATGTGGTTCCTGTAACTACCCTGGGCCGCCTTGTGGCTTTTGGCTGCATCTCATTTGGAATCATCCTCAACGGCATGCCGATCTCTTTCCTCTTTAACAAGTTCTCTGATTACTATGCCAAGCTAAAAGCCCAAGAGTACAACACTACCTTGGTGCAGCGGCGCTTTCAGCTAAAGAGACGCCTCCGACGCAAAATGgacatgtgttttcatcccacGCAGGACGACAATAGTACAGACAACCACTGTGAATCTTAA